In Caldalkalibacillus thermarum, the genomic window AAAACTCATCTTTTAGGTTTTGGCTGTGACCAAATCAAGCAAAAGGCGTAATTCATCACTAAAAAAATTTGCTTAGTGGATAGCACCCATAGAAGGTGGATATCACCCATAGAAAGGATGACAGCCCAATGAACCTGGAACAGGAACGCTATCAGCGCTGGATCAATGCTCCTGGTCTAGATCCCGCCCTGCGGAAGGAACTCGAAGCCATCAAGGACCAGCCTGCTGAAATCACCGAGCGTTTTTATACCCACTTGTCCTTCGGCACAGGAGGGATGCGCGGTGAAATTGGCGCCGGAACCAACCGCATGAACATCTATACCATTCGTAAGGCCACTTTAGGATTGGCACACTATTTACATAACCGAAAACGAGGGGATTTAAATCCAGAACAGAGCAATAACATGTCGCCGTCCAAACAGAACAAAGATGATCTGCAGGTGGTGATCGCCTACGATTGCCGCCATCAGTCGGACCGCTTTGCCTTAGAAGCGGCCTTGACACTGGCCCGCCAAGGGATCAAAGCCTACCTTTTTCCTGCCTTGGCCCCCACTCCCCAGCTGTCCTTTGCTGTACGCCGTTTGCAGGCTGATGCGGGGATTATGATCACAGCCAGCCATAATCCTCCTGAATATAATGGCTATAAGGTTTACGGGCCGGACGGGGCCCAGCTGAATGTGCAGGATGCAGAACAGCTTATGCGTGAGATCGGCCGGGTGGAGGATGAACTGTCCATTGAGGTCCTGAGGCAAGAGGAGGCGATAGACCAGGGACTCTTGGTCTATCTGGACGAACAAATTGACAGGGAGTATGTACGCTATGTGACTTCCCTTTCTCTTCGGCCGGAGATCATTAAACAGATGGGCGACCAATTTAAGATTGTGTTTACGCCACTGCACGGCGCGGCAACCAAACCGGTGCAGGCTGTGTTGAGGGAAGCCGGCTTTAGACAGGTGTATATGGTGGAAGAGCAAGTGACGCCTGATCCTGACTTCTCCACCGTGGCTTCGCCCAATCCGGAGGAGCATGAAGCTTTTACACTGGCCATTGAGAAAGCCCGGGCGGTGGATGCCGATCTGATTATGGGCACCGATCCTGATGCCGACCGCATGGGCCTCGTAGTCCGCGATGACCAGGGGGTCTACCGCGTGTTGACCGGCAACCAGACCGGCGCCCTCTTGTTGTACTATATTTTGACCCAAAAACAGGCCCAGGGCACGCTGGCGCCCAATCATACCATCTGCAAAACCATCGTCACCTCCGAGCTGGGGCGGGTCATTGGCCGTGACTTTGGCTTGGAGACCATTGACACGCTGACAGGCTTTAAATTTATTGGTGAAAAAATCAAACAGTTTAAAGCAGCTGGTGACCGGCAGTTTCTGTTTGGCTATGAAGAAAGCTACGGCTATCTGATCGGGGATGAAGTGCGGGACAAAGATGCGGTTCAGGCTGTGCTCTTGGCCGCAGAGATGGGAGCGTACTATAAAGCCAGAGGCTTGACTTTGTATGAGGCGTTGCTTGACCTGTATGAACAATACGGCTATTATCGTGAAGATCTGATCTCGGTAACATTAAAAGGACGGGAAGGACTGCAGCAGATCAAACAAACAATGGCCATGCTCCGTGAACATCCTCCCCATACATTGGCCGGCCAGCCGGTGGCAGTGTTTGAGGATTATCAGACCCAAGTGCGCCATGACCTGGTTCAGGACAAACAGGAACCGCTTCATCTTCCCGCTTCCAACGTGCTTAAATTTATCCTGCAGGATGAGACATGGGTGTGTGTCCGCCCATCAGGAACGGAGCCAAAGTTAAAGCTGTACATCGGGGTTAAAGGAGAATCCCTTGACGAAGCGGAAAGCAAACTGCAAGCTGTAAAAAAGGCGCTGAAGGAACTGGTATCCCTTTAATTGCTCGTCTGATGGGGTGAACGGCGCTCAAAACCGCCCGTCTTAGCCCGGGCGGTTTACTTCACCTCTTCCGTTTGCACTTGCTCCTCATAAGCAATGAGGACGATGTTTTCCCCAGTTTGTTGCCGCATCTCTTCTTCAAAGGCCTTCAATTTCTCTAAAAGCTGGGGCGGCAGGTCAGCAGGAGGATACTGACGGTGTTCCATCAAACTTCACTTCCTTTCCCTGTAGCCGGCACACTTTTAGTGTGTATTCCTAAACTTGTTTTTATCACCGTTCTTTATCTTCGGTTAAAAAGTCCCAAAAATAGACACTTGCCAAACCATCAAATCTAGCGTATAATTAGTGTTGCCTGTCAAACGAAGCGCTAGAGCATGCTTATCTTGAAATCGTGCACCCGTAGCTCAGCTGGATAGAGCGGTGGCCTCCGGAGCCACGTCTTGCGGGGGTTCGAGTCCCTCCGGGTGCACCATGTTCACTTACACCATGTTCACTTATCTGAACGGCATCCATTCCAAGTCTCTTACATAGTATTTATTTAAGATCATCCACCTCCTGCAGCCACTGGGCGGACAGGAGGTTATTTTTTTCTGTATTTTTATACAGTAAAATCCGAATAATATGAAAAAACAGGCATAAGACAGGAGTGGATTGCCTTAAAATAGGTGTAAGCGTTTTATTTGATTTATAGTACAATAGGATTTAGGAAGAGAATCGTATGGGGGGATCAGACCATGGACGTGGGCTTTCGCTTGGTTCAGGAACAACAATTGAAACTAGCCATGACACCTGAATTGAGGCAGGCAATCACGCTCCTTCAGTATCCTGCGTTGGACCTGATTCCTTATTTGCAGGAGCAAGCCCAAAAAAACCCTTTGCTTGAAATTGAAGAGCCTGATCTCGTCAAAAGTTTGATTCGGCCTGATAAACCCCCGCGCAAGTGGGAGGAGGAAGAGGGAGATTACTCTACAGAATACGCGGCCGCTAACGATGAATATGTGAACCCCATCGATTACTATGCTGAAAAAGAAATCACTTTACAGCAGTACGTCCTAGAAC contains:
- a CDS encoding phospho-sugar mutase, with product MNLEQERYQRWINAPGLDPALRKELEAIKDQPAEITERFYTHLSFGTGGMRGEIGAGTNRMNIYTIRKATLGLAHYLHNRKRGDLNPEQSNNMSPSKQNKDDLQVVIAYDCRHQSDRFALEAALTLARQGIKAYLFPALAPTPQLSFAVRRLQADAGIMITASHNPPEYNGYKVYGPDGAQLNVQDAEQLMREIGRVEDELSIEVLRQEEAIDQGLLVYLDEQIDREYVRYVTSLSLRPEIIKQMGDQFKIVFTPLHGAATKPVQAVLREAGFRQVYMVEEQVTPDPDFSTVASPNPEEHEAFTLAIEKARAVDADLIMGTDPDADRMGLVVRDDQGVYRVLTGNQTGALLLYYILTQKQAQGTLAPNHTICKTIVTSELGRVIGRDFGLETIDTLTGFKFIGEKIKQFKAAGDRQFLFGYEESYGYLIGDEVRDKDAVQAVLLAAEMGAYYKARGLTLYEALLDLYEQYGYYREDLISVTLKGREGLQQIKQTMAMLREHPPHTLAGQPVAVFEDYQTQVRHDLVQDKQEPLHLPASNVLKFILQDETWVCVRPSGTEPKLKLYIGVKGESLDEAESKLQAVKKALKELVSL